A region from the Arachis ipaensis cultivar K30076 chromosome B01, Araip1.1, whole genome shotgun sequence genome encodes:
- the LOC107638858 gene encoding probable polygalacturonase produces MLVALVLLLALSNEVRVNGYGGSEQCEYSQELAPRPHSVSILEFGAVGDGKTLNTIAFQNAIFYLKSFADKGGAQLYVPPGQWLTGSFNLTSHLTLFLERGAVIIGSQDPFHWEVIDPLPSYGRGIEAPGGRYLSLINGYMLNDVVITGNNGTIDGVGSIWWQSFTSHSLNYSRPHLIELVASNSVVVSNITFLNTPAYGIHPVYCSNVHIHNISISAPSESPFTVGIVPDSSDKVCIEDCTISMGFDAIALKSGWDEYGIAYGRPTKNVHIRRVNLQSSSGSTLAFGSDMSGGISNVLVEHVHLYNSKTGIVFRTTRGRGGYMKEIVISDIEMENIYRAIAATGHCGSHPDDKFDPNALPHLDQIILKNMTGTNITIAGTFSGLEESPFTNICLSNLNFSLNSMSPFTWECSNVSGFSESVVPKPCLDLETPSVSYTACSSMLSNRAKATTQASYSSA; encoded by the exons ATGCTA GTGGCACTGGTGTTGCTGCTGGCATTGAGCAATGAAGTAAGAGTTAATGGTTATGGTGGTTCTGAGCAATGTGAATATAGTCAAGAACTAGCTCCAAGACCACACAGTGTCTCTATTTTGGAGTTTGGTGCTGTTGGGGATGGAAAGACACTGAATACCATTGCATTCCAGAATGCAATATTCTATCTCAAGTCATTCGCCGATAAGGGTGGCGCTCAGCTTTATGTACCGCCTGGACAATGGCTCACCGGAAGCTTCaacctcactagccatcttaccCTCTTTCTAGAAAGAGGTGCTGTCATTATTGGATCTCAG GATCCGTTTCATTGGGAAGTTATTGATCCTTTACCTTCTTATGGACGAGGAATCGAAGCTCCCGGCGGAAGATACCTTAGCTTGATAAATGGATACATGTTAAATGATGTGGTCATTACAG GCAACAATGGCACCATAGATGGTGTTGGATCGATTTGGTGGCAATCCTTTACTTCTCATTCCTTGAACTATAGCCGACCTCATCTAATCGAATTAGTCGCATCTAACTCGGTGGTAGTTTCAAATATCACATTCCTGAATACCCCTGCATATGGCATCCACCCAGTTTATTGCAG CAATgtacatattcacaatatttcaATATCAGCTCCTTCAGAATCCCCTTTCACTGTTGGCATAGTACCAG ATTCTTCTGATAAAGTGTGTATAGAAGATTGTACAATTAGCATGGGGTTTGATGCAATTGCACTCAAAAGTGGCTGGGATGAGTATGGCATTGCCTATGGCAGGCCTACAAAAAATGTGCACATCAGAAGGGTGAATCTCCAATCTTCTTCCGGCTCTACTCTTGCGTTTGGCAGTGACATGTCCGGCGGCATTTCGAATGTCCTAGTGGAGCATGTTCATCTCTACAACTCAAAAACCGGCATTGTGTTCAGAACCACCAGGGGAAGAGGTGGTTACATGAAGGAGATAGTTATATCAGACATAGAAATGGAGAACATATACCGAGCGATCGCGGCCACAGGCCACTGTGGATCTCATCCTGATGACAAGTTTGATCCTAATGCTCTCCCACACTTGGATCAAATTATATTGAAGAACATGACTGGGACAAACATCACTATTGCTGGAACCTTTTCTGGACTAGAAGAATCTCCTTTTACTAACATATGCCTTTCAAATCTAAACTTCTCTCTCAATTCTATGTCTCCCTTTACATGGGAATGCTCAAATGTCTCTGGATTCTCTGAATCTGTTGTCCCAAAACCTTGTCTTGATCTTGAGACCCCTTCAGTTTCTTACACAGCATGTTCCTCCATGCTAAGCAATAGAGCAAAGGCAACAACACAAGCTTCATATTCTTCTGCTTGA
- the LOC107638869 gene encoding WD repeat-containing protein 43 isoform X2: MASTDIRDILTAFSPSLDYFAISTGDGRVKIWDTLKGQVQTEFADMTSNDTRSIYDRSTNGHLSIDYTCMKWLSLERKKKRKHASSLLVLGTGGGDVLAFDVSAGQLNWRISNCHPGGVRAISSSANGSCIYTAGADGMICRIDSVTGNLLEKFKASTKAVSCMTISSDGKTLATAASQLKIFNSSNHKKIQKFSGHPGSVRCLVFTEDGKYILSSAVGERYVALWRIDGARKQSVSCVLAMDHPAVFLDSRCIDSGEHDENGICVLAISEVGVCYFWFGNSIEELRNAKPTKISLSSEDIFSRKYKGALPTIYAAKLQGIQKPASGHVFLVSGLLVKPSFQKLLVHSGTDVQLNVSHDGILLPMSQSLVKSKKRSDERRVTALDRANAEDALLPIPKVFYSSEKEKAFQDSSDRNATDGLFRINKADSIKKQDEINAVCMEDQLRSLGILKSEKECSSNLEKYYPLLKGINLEAVTPTKKIRATVLSMEPSEAVKLLEPLLAAWQSRSSSGKYVLPWIYNILVNHGRNFTAEEFATCMLDSLYKITNSRGPTFQSLLQLSGRLQLMTSQIDKASQTVSHPVHDLQMDESGDEDEEDEYFHDEGDDDSEISSDDES; the protein is encoded by the exons ATGGCTTCAACGGACATCAGAGACATTCTCACAGCTTTTAGTCCTTCTTTGGACTACTTCGCCATCAGCACCGGCGATGGCCGCGTTAAG ATATGGGATACATTGAAGGGTCAGGTACAGACTGAGTTTGCAGATATGACATCAAATGACACAAGAAGTATATATGATAGATCCACGAATGGACATCTCTCAATAGACTATACGTGCATGAAGTGGTTGTCGTTGGAAAGAAAG AAAAAAAGAAAGCATGCATCCTCATTGTTAGTGCTTGGGACTGGTGGTGGTGATGTTTTAGCATTTGACGTGTCTGCTGGTCAATTGAATTGGAGAATTAGCAACTGTCATCCAGG AGGTGTGAGAGCCATTTCATCGTCAGCAAATGGATCATGTATCTATACTGCAGGGGCAGATGGGATGATATGTAGAATTGATTCCGTCACGGGAAACCTGTTGGAGAAATTTAAAGCTTCTACAAAGGCTGTATCCTGTATGACTATTTCCTCAG ATGGGAAGACTTTAGCTACTGCAGCATCACAATTGAAGATCTTTAACAGTTCTAatcacaaaaagattcaaaagTTCTCTGGTCATCCT GGATCTGTTAGATGCTTGGTCTTCACTGAAGATGGCAAGTATATCCTTTCATCTGCCGTTGGTGAAAGATATGTTGCTCTGTGGAGGATAGATGGTGCCAGAAAACAGTCAGTTAGTTGTGTTCTTGCAATGGACCATCCTGCTGTCTTTCTTGATAGCAGGTGCATTGATAGCGGGGAACATGATGAGAACGGCATATGTGTTTTGGCCATCTCAGAAGTTGGTGTTTGTTATTTCTGGTTTGGAAATAGTATTGAAGAACTACGTAATGCCAAACCCACAAAAATATCATTATCTTCGGAAGATATATTCTCAAGAAAATACAAGGGTGCATTGCCAACAATATATGCTGCAAAGTTACAAGGCATACAGAAGCCTGCATCTGGGCATGTTTTTCTTGTTTCTGGGTTGCTTGTAAAACCATCATTTCAAAAACTTTTAGTGCATTCTGGTACAGATGTACAGTTGAATGTCTCCCATGATGGTATTCTTCTTCCAATGAGTCAATCTCTTGTTAAATCTAAGAAGCGGTCAGATGAACGAAGAG TAACTGCACTAGACCGTGCTAATGCAGAAGATGCCTTGCTTCCGATTCCTAAGGTTTTTTATTCTTCTGAGAAAGAGAAAGCATTCCAAGACTCTTCAGACAGAAATGCAACAGATGGTTTGTTTAGAATTAATAAAGCTGATTCTATCAAGAAACAAG ATGAGATCAATGCAGTTTGTATGGAGGACCAGCTGAGATCACTAGGGATACTTAAAAGTGAAAAAGagtgttcatcaaaccttgaaAAATACTATCCATTATTGAAGGGTATTAATCTTGAAGCTGTTACTCCAACGAAAAAG ATTAGAGCAACTGTTTTGTCAATGGAGCCAAGTGAAGCAGTCAAGCTACTTGAACCGTTACTGGCTGCTTGGCAGTCAAG GTCATCTAGTGGAAAGTATGTTCTTCCCTGGATATATAACATATTAGTAAATCATGGTCGCAATTTCACTGCTGAAGAATTTGCAACATGTATGCTTGATTCCTTGTATAAG attaccaatTCTAGAGGGCCTACGTTTCAGTCTTTATTACAATTATCAGGTCGCCTGCAACTAATGACATCACAG ATTGACAAGGCATCTCAGACCGTAAGTCATCCAGTACATGATCTCCAAATGGATGAAAGTGGAGACGAGGATGAAGAGGATGAATATTTTCATGATGAAGGAGATGATGACTCTGAAATAAGCAGTGATGATGAAAGCTAG
- the LOC107638869 gene encoding WD repeat-containing protein 43 isoform X1, translating into MASTDIRDILTAFSPSLDYFAISTGDGRVKIWDTLKGQVQTEFADMTSNDTRSIYDRSTNGHLSIDYTCMKWLSLERKKKRKHASSLLVLGTGGGDVLAFDVSAGQLNWRISNCHPGGVRAISSSANGSCIYTAGADGMICRIDSVTGNLLEKFKASTKAVSCMTISSDGKTLATAASQLKIFNSSNHKKIQKFSGHPGSVRCLVFTEDGKYILSSAVGERYVALWRIDGARKQSVSCVLAMDHPAVFLDSRCIDSGEHDENGICVLAISEVGVCYFWFGNSIEELRNAKPTKISLSSEDIFSRKYKGALPTIYAAKLQGIQKPASGHVFLVSGLLVKPSFQKLLVHSGTDVQLNVSHDGILLPMSQSLVKSKKRSDERRVTALDRANAEDALLPIPKVFYSSEKEKAFQDSSDRNATDGLFRINKADSIKKQDEMIQDEINAVCMEDQLRSLGILKSEKECSSNLEKYYPLLKGINLEAVTPTKKIRATVLSMEPSEAVKLLEPLLAAWQSRSSSGKYVLPWIYNILVNHGRNFTAEEFATCMLDSLYKITNSRGPTFQSLLQLSGRLQLMTSQIDKASQTVSHPVHDLQMDESGDEDEEDEYFHDEGDDDSEISSDDES; encoded by the exons ATGGCTTCAACGGACATCAGAGACATTCTCACAGCTTTTAGTCCTTCTTTGGACTACTTCGCCATCAGCACCGGCGATGGCCGCGTTAAG ATATGGGATACATTGAAGGGTCAGGTACAGACTGAGTTTGCAGATATGACATCAAATGACACAAGAAGTATATATGATAGATCCACGAATGGACATCTCTCAATAGACTATACGTGCATGAAGTGGTTGTCGTTGGAAAGAAAG AAAAAAAGAAAGCATGCATCCTCATTGTTAGTGCTTGGGACTGGTGGTGGTGATGTTTTAGCATTTGACGTGTCTGCTGGTCAATTGAATTGGAGAATTAGCAACTGTCATCCAGG AGGTGTGAGAGCCATTTCATCGTCAGCAAATGGATCATGTATCTATACTGCAGGGGCAGATGGGATGATATGTAGAATTGATTCCGTCACGGGAAACCTGTTGGAGAAATTTAAAGCTTCTACAAAGGCTGTATCCTGTATGACTATTTCCTCAG ATGGGAAGACTTTAGCTACTGCAGCATCACAATTGAAGATCTTTAACAGTTCTAatcacaaaaagattcaaaagTTCTCTGGTCATCCT GGATCTGTTAGATGCTTGGTCTTCACTGAAGATGGCAAGTATATCCTTTCATCTGCCGTTGGTGAAAGATATGTTGCTCTGTGGAGGATAGATGGTGCCAGAAAACAGTCAGTTAGTTGTGTTCTTGCAATGGACCATCCTGCTGTCTTTCTTGATAGCAGGTGCATTGATAGCGGGGAACATGATGAGAACGGCATATGTGTTTTGGCCATCTCAGAAGTTGGTGTTTGTTATTTCTGGTTTGGAAATAGTATTGAAGAACTACGTAATGCCAAACCCACAAAAATATCATTATCTTCGGAAGATATATTCTCAAGAAAATACAAGGGTGCATTGCCAACAATATATGCTGCAAAGTTACAAGGCATACAGAAGCCTGCATCTGGGCATGTTTTTCTTGTTTCTGGGTTGCTTGTAAAACCATCATTTCAAAAACTTTTAGTGCATTCTGGTACAGATGTACAGTTGAATGTCTCCCATGATGGTATTCTTCTTCCAATGAGTCAATCTCTTGTTAAATCTAAGAAGCGGTCAGATGAACGAAGAG TAACTGCACTAGACCGTGCTAATGCAGAAGATGCCTTGCTTCCGATTCCTAAGGTTTTTTATTCTTCTGAGAAAGAGAAAGCATTCCAAGACTCTTCAGACAGAAATGCAACAGATGGTTTGTTTAGAATTAATAAAGCTGATTCTATCAAGAAACAAG ATGAAATGATCCAAGATGAGATCAATGCAGTTTGTATGGAGGACCAGCTGAGATCACTAGGGATACTTAAAAGTGAAAAAGagtgttcatcaaaccttgaaAAATACTATCCATTATTGAAGGGTATTAATCTTGAAGCTGTTACTCCAACGAAAAAG ATTAGAGCAACTGTTTTGTCAATGGAGCCAAGTGAAGCAGTCAAGCTACTTGAACCGTTACTGGCTGCTTGGCAGTCAAG GTCATCTAGTGGAAAGTATGTTCTTCCCTGGATATATAACATATTAGTAAATCATGGTCGCAATTTCACTGCTGAAGAATTTGCAACATGTATGCTTGATTCCTTGTATAAG attaccaatTCTAGAGGGCCTACGTTTCAGTCTTTATTACAATTATCAGGTCGCCTGCAACTAATGACATCACAG ATTGACAAGGCATCTCAGACCGTAAGTCATCCAGTACATGATCTCCAAATGGATGAAAGTGGAGACGAGGATGAAGAGGATGAATATTTTCATGATGAAGGAGATGATGACTCTGAAATAAGCAGTGATGATGAAAGCTAG
- the LOC107638869 gene encoding WD repeat-containing protein 43 isoform X3 — MASTDIRDILTAFSPSLDYFAISTGDGRVKIWDTLKGQVQTEFADMTSNDTRSIYDRSTNGHLSIDYTCMKWLSLERKKKRKHASSLLVLGTGGGDVLAFDVSAGQLNWRISNCHPGGVRAISSSANGSCIYTAGADGMICRIDSVTGNLLEKFKASTKAVSCMTISSDGKTLATAASQLKIFNSSNHKKIQKFSGHPGSVRCLVFTEDGKYILSSAVGERYVALWRIDGARKQSVSCVLAMDHPAVFLDSRCIDSGEHDENGICVLAISEVGVCYFWFGNSIEELRNAKPTKISLSSEDIFSRKYKGALPTIYAAKLQGIQKPASGHVFLVSGLLVKPSFQKLLVHSGTDVQLNVSHDGILLPMSQSLVKSKKRSDERRVTALDRANAEDALLPIPKVFYSSEKEKAFQDSSDRNATDGLFRINKADSIKKQVCMEDQLRSLGILKSEKECSSNLEKYYPLLKGINLEAVTPTKKIRATVLSMEPSEAVKLLEPLLAAWQSRSSSGKYVLPWIYNILVNHGRNFTAEEFATCMLDSLYKITNSRGPTFQSLLQLSGRLQLMTSQIDKASQTVSHPVHDLQMDESGDEDEEDEYFHDEGDDDSEISSDDES; from the exons ATGGCTTCAACGGACATCAGAGACATTCTCACAGCTTTTAGTCCTTCTTTGGACTACTTCGCCATCAGCACCGGCGATGGCCGCGTTAAG ATATGGGATACATTGAAGGGTCAGGTACAGACTGAGTTTGCAGATATGACATCAAATGACACAAGAAGTATATATGATAGATCCACGAATGGACATCTCTCAATAGACTATACGTGCATGAAGTGGTTGTCGTTGGAAAGAAAG AAAAAAAGAAAGCATGCATCCTCATTGTTAGTGCTTGGGACTGGTGGTGGTGATGTTTTAGCATTTGACGTGTCTGCTGGTCAATTGAATTGGAGAATTAGCAACTGTCATCCAGG AGGTGTGAGAGCCATTTCATCGTCAGCAAATGGATCATGTATCTATACTGCAGGGGCAGATGGGATGATATGTAGAATTGATTCCGTCACGGGAAACCTGTTGGAGAAATTTAAAGCTTCTACAAAGGCTGTATCCTGTATGACTATTTCCTCAG ATGGGAAGACTTTAGCTACTGCAGCATCACAATTGAAGATCTTTAACAGTTCTAatcacaaaaagattcaaaagTTCTCTGGTCATCCT GGATCTGTTAGATGCTTGGTCTTCACTGAAGATGGCAAGTATATCCTTTCATCTGCCGTTGGTGAAAGATATGTTGCTCTGTGGAGGATAGATGGTGCCAGAAAACAGTCAGTTAGTTGTGTTCTTGCAATGGACCATCCTGCTGTCTTTCTTGATAGCAGGTGCATTGATAGCGGGGAACATGATGAGAACGGCATATGTGTTTTGGCCATCTCAGAAGTTGGTGTTTGTTATTTCTGGTTTGGAAATAGTATTGAAGAACTACGTAATGCCAAACCCACAAAAATATCATTATCTTCGGAAGATATATTCTCAAGAAAATACAAGGGTGCATTGCCAACAATATATGCTGCAAAGTTACAAGGCATACAGAAGCCTGCATCTGGGCATGTTTTTCTTGTTTCTGGGTTGCTTGTAAAACCATCATTTCAAAAACTTTTAGTGCATTCTGGTACAGATGTACAGTTGAATGTCTCCCATGATGGTATTCTTCTTCCAATGAGTCAATCTCTTGTTAAATCTAAGAAGCGGTCAGATGAACGAAGAG TAACTGCACTAGACCGTGCTAATGCAGAAGATGCCTTGCTTCCGATTCCTAAGGTTTTTTATTCTTCTGAGAAAGAGAAAGCATTCCAAGACTCTTCAGACAGAAATGCAACAGATGGTTTGTTTAGAATTAATAAAGCTGATTCTATCAAGAAACAAG TTTGTATGGAGGACCAGCTGAGATCACTAGGGATACTTAAAAGTGAAAAAGagtgttcatcaaaccttgaaAAATACTATCCATTATTGAAGGGTATTAATCTTGAAGCTGTTACTCCAACGAAAAAG ATTAGAGCAACTGTTTTGTCAATGGAGCCAAGTGAAGCAGTCAAGCTACTTGAACCGTTACTGGCTGCTTGGCAGTCAAG GTCATCTAGTGGAAAGTATGTTCTTCCCTGGATATATAACATATTAGTAAATCATGGTCGCAATTTCACTGCTGAAGAATTTGCAACATGTATGCTTGATTCCTTGTATAAG attaccaatTCTAGAGGGCCTACGTTTCAGTCTTTATTACAATTATCAGGTCGCCTGCAACTAATGACATCACAG ATTGACAAGGCATCTCAGACCGTAAGTCATCCAGTACATGATCTCCAAATGGATGAAAGTGGAGACGAGGATGAAGAGGATGAATATTTTCATGATGAAGGAGATGATGACTCTGAAATAAGCAGTGATGATGAAAGCTAG
- the LOC107614527 gene encoding heavy metal-associated isoprenylated plant protein 28-like has protein sequence MQKTHVTQIQVRVDCNGCVQKIKKALKGILGIHDLHIDFNQQKLTITGWAEPETIVNAIKKTRKKAIICADIELSPPPSQPTESKPKANHATVDDATQLPPEASPPPPEATPPWPPTSTENNSSQQWERYPGRKDVREVHVIHHHLPNYLNRVNSSPVFVTHSYDSYMLSHSVSEYEYVMPPPVHTHYNLLENYGGNGIITSMFSDDNPNACCIV, from the coding sequence ATGCAGAAAACTCACGTCACGCAGATACAGGTCCGAGTGGACTGTAATGGATGTGTGCAGAAGATCAAGAAAGCTCTTAAAGGCATTCTTGGTATACATGATCTTCATATCGATTTCAATCAGCAAAAGCTAACAATCACTGGGTGGGCAGAACCAGAAACTATTGTCAATGCAATTAAGAAGACAAGGAAGAAAGCCATCATCTGCGCTGATATCGAACTGTCCCCTCCTCCGTCTCAACCAACAGAGTCAAAGCCGAAAGCTAATCATGCAACAGTCGACGATGCAACACAACTGCCACCAGAAGCCTCTCCACCACCGCCTGAAGCAACACCACCATGGCCACCCACATCTACAGAGAACAATTCAAGCCAGCAGTGGGAGAGATACCCAGGAAGGAAAGATGTAAGAGAGGTTCATGTGATTCACCACCATCTGCCAAACTACCTCAACAGAGTAAATTCTAGTCCAGTGTTTGTGACACACAGTTATGATTCTTACATGCTTTCACATTCTGTCAGTGAATATGAATATGTCATGCCACCACCAGTGCACACACATTACAATCTTCTAGAAAATTACGGCGGAAACGGTATCATCACATCCATGTTCAGCGATGATAATCCGAATGCATGTTGTATAGTATAG
- the LOC107638893 gene encoding pathogenesis-related protein STH-2 codes for MGVTTFKQEYSSSVAPSRMFQALIIDSRTLIPKLLPQFVKEVNLIQGNGEAGSIEQVNFSEAGPFKYLKHRIDELDKENLVCKYTLIEGDPLGDKLESVAYEVRFEATDDGGCLCKMSSNYNTMGEYQVTEEEVKEGRESTIGIYKVVESYLKENPNVYA; via the exons ATGGGAGTCACAACCTTTAAGCAGGAGTATTCATCTTCTGTTGCACCATCACGTATGTTCCAGGCTTTGATCATAGACTCCAGAACTTTGATTCCAAAGCTGTTGCCACAGTTTGTAAAAGAAGTCAACCTCATCCAAGGAAACGGGGAAGCTGGTAGCATTGAACAAGTTAACTTCAGTGAAG CTGGTCCATTCAAATATCTGAAACACAGGATTGATGAGCTTGACAAGGAGAACTTGGTTTGCAAATACACTCTGATCGAAGGCGATCCGTTAGGCGACAAGCTCGAGTCTGTTGCTTATGAGGTGAGATTTGAGGCCACTGATGATGGAGGTTGCCTCTGTAAAATGAGTAGCAATTACAACACCATGGGTGAGTATCAAGTGACAGAGGAAGAGGTGAAGGAAGGAAGAGAAAGCACAATTGGAATTTACAAAGTTGTGGAGTCTTACCTGAAGGAGAATCCAAATGTCTATGCTTAA